In a genomic window of Sarcophilus harrisii chromosome 4, mSarHar1.11, whole genome shotgun sequence:
- the NBR1 gene encoding next to BRCA1 gene 1 protein isoform X4: MEPQVNLNVTFKNETQSFLVSDSENTTWADVEAMVKVSFDLNTIQIKYLDEDSEEVSINSQGEYEEALKIAVKQGNQLQMNVYERHSTVDETPQPGYKHPQDPPGIEKRPTVRAGKKPLAHYSSLVRALGSEMKTQEEPTAQLSLTPCEADKPQDKPPDWFTRYLETFREQVVKETVEKLDQKLREKLVLQGPSLESCSSALSMPVAEEALSLPGNQCDWLMTCSNCQRRIIGIRYQCSLCPSYNICELCEAGSYAHDPNHILLKLRRPIMGSSETYTHTKLSPPRLPAALEQVRLQKQMDKNFLKAEKQRLRAEKKQRKAEVKELKKQLKLHRKIHLWNSIHGLQSPKSPLGRPESLLHSSTLMLPMQPCAPVVPTLSAAFVDENVPDGTHLQPGTKFIKHWRMKNTGNVKWSAETKLKFMWGNLTLASTEKKDVLVPYLKAGHVGIVSVEFIAPALEGTYTSHWRLSHKGEQFGPRVWCSIIVDPFPTRENLEDSEKVSFSTNKVDDLSCQQEETFSLAKEEIQIDEVIESTEEAETCLPRKIKSVPSERELYIPSVDLLTAQDLLSFELLDINIVQELERVPHNTPVDMTPCMSPLPHDSPLIEKPGLGQIQEESEGTGFKVLPDSTMASKTKAENTVPAEEGEEDLSGTQFVCETVIRSLTLDAAPDHNPPRRPKSLQSSLHMLPDNFNYGIKSEETIRTQFSSLEGESQPQLIEERQPAQSDGFSKEKSSSNSILPEERLRSDEKKDTIQLVEEEEEEEEELKDEVRSQGSSASSEDYIIILPECFDTSRPLGESMYSSALSQPGLERLMEIEQVVKAEQEPAEAYEGLDRGENQLQGHSISDILTTSQTLDAVLLTPELVGPPRQLSSSPSSLQNINSAETDLPVTIQEFSPVPDQVRGEPRASSGLVNNRQKNYENSSL, encoded by the exons ATGGAGCCGCAGGTTAATCTaaatgtgacttttaaaaatgaaacacaaagcTTCCTGGTTTCAGACTCAGAAAATACAACCTGGGCTGATGTGGAAGCAATG GTAAAAGTTTCATTTGATCTGAACACCATTCAGATAAAATACCTGGATGAGGATAGTGAAGAG GTGTCCATCAATAGTCAAG GAGAATATGAAGAAGCCCTTAAG ATTGCAGTTAAACAAGGGAATCAGCTGCAGATGAATGTCTATGAGAGACATTCCACTGTAGATGAAACTCCACAGCCTGGTTACAAGCATCCACAGGATCCACCTGGAATTGAAAAACGACCAACTGTCCGAGCAGGGAAGAAGCCACTTGCACATTACTCTTCATTGGTGAGAGCCCTGGGATCAGAGATGAAAACACAAGAGGAGCCCACAGCACAG CTTTCACTCACTCCTTGTGAAGCTGACAAACCTCAAGATAAGCCACCAGACTGGTTCACAAGGTACTTGGAGACG TTTAGAGAGCAAGTGGTTAAAGAAACGGTTGAGAAACTTGATCAGAAATTAAGGGAGAAGCTGGTCCTCCAGGGTCCATCTTTGGAATCCTGTTCCTCAGCATTATCCATGCCTGTTGCAGAAGAAGCACTATCGTTGCCAGGAAACCAGTGTGACTGGCTTATGACTTGCAGCAACTGCCAGAGAAGAATCATTGGCATACGTTACCAGTGTAG CCTGTGTCCCTCTTATAATATATGTGAATTGTGTGAAGCAGGGTCATATGCCCACGATCCTAACCATATTCTCTTGAAACTACGGAGGCCAATTATGGGTTCTTCTGAAACATATACTCATACAAAGCTCTCCCCTCCTCGTCTGCCAGCTGCTCTGGAGCAAGTCAG gctCCAGAAGCAGATGGACAAGAACTTTCTTAAGGCAGAAAAGCAAAGGTTGCGAGctgagaagaaacagagaaaggcagaagTTAAGGAACTTAAGAAACAGCTTAAGCTTCATAGGAAGATTCATCTGTGGAACTCTATCCATGGGCTGCAGAGTCCCAAATCACCCCTTGGTAGGCCAGAGAGCCTCCTTCACTCAAGCACTCTGAT GCTCCCTATGCAACCTTGTGCCCCAGTTGTGCCAACTCTGAGTGCAGCATTTGTAGATGAGAATGTGCCAGATGGGACCCACCTTCAACCAGGAAccaaatttattaaacactggaGGATGAAAAATACAGGAAATGTCAAATGGAGTGCAGAAACAAAG ctgaaatttATGTGGGGAAACCTAACTTTGGCTTCTACTGAAAAGAAGGATGTTTTGGTGCCCTATTTAAAGGCTGGCCATGTAGGAATTGTGTCTGTTGAATTCATAGCCCCAGCCTTGGAGGGAACCTACACTTCACACTGGCGCCTTTCTCACAAGGGTGAGCAGTTTGGGCCCAGGGTCTGGTGCAGCATCATTGTGGACCCTTTCCCAACTAGAGAAAATCTTGAAGACAGTGAAAAAGTCTCTTTCAGCACAAATAAAGTTGATGATCTCTCCTGTCAGCAAGAG GAAACTTTCTCACTTGCTAAAGAGGAAATTCAGATCGACGAAGTGATTGAATCAACAGAGGAAGCAGAAACTTGCCTCCCTCGGAAGATCAAAAGTGTTCCTAGTGAGAGGGAGCTCTACATCCCATCTGTGGACCTCCTCACTGCGCAG GATTTGCTGTCATTTGAGTTATTAGACATAAACATTGTTCAAGAGCTAGAGCGAGTACCCCACAACACCCCAGTTG ATATGACCCCCTGCATGTCTCCTCTACCACATGACAGCCCTTTGATAGAGAAACCAGGTTTGGGACAGATACAAGAGGAGAGTGAAGGGACAGGATTTAAAGTGCTTCCTG atTCCACAATGGCATCAAAGACTAAAGCTGAAAACACCGTTCCTGCAGAAGAAGGTGAAGAAGACCTGAGTGGGACCCAGTTTGTTTGTGAAACTGTAATCCGCTCCCTTACTTTGGATGCTGCTCCTGACCATAATCCACCTCGAAGACCCAAATCCCTGCAGA GCTCTCTGCATATGTTGCCTGACAACTTTAATTATGGTATCAAGAGTGAAGAAACCATCAGAACTCAGTTCTCTTCTTTAGAAGGAGAATCACAGCCCCAGCTCATTGAAGAGAGGCAGCCAGCCCAGTCAGATGGTTTCAGCAAAGAGAAATCCTCAT CGAATTCCATTCTTCCTGAGGAGAGACTGAGGAGTGATGAAAAAAAGGACACTATCCAGTTggtagaggaggaagaggaagaggaagaagaacttAAAGATGAAGTCCGAAGTCAGGGCTCTTCTGCTTCTTCTGAGGATTACATCATCATCTTGCCTGAGTGCTTTGATACAAGCCGTCCCCTAGGAGAGTCGATGTATAGTTCTGCTCTCTCACAGCCAGGCCTAGAACGGCTCATGGAAATAGAACAAGTGGTCAAGGCTGAGCAAGAGCCAGCTGAGGCTTATGAAGGGCTTGATAGAGGGGAAAACCAGCTGCAAGGGCACAGCATCAGTGATATTCTGACAACATCACAGACTTTAGATGCAGTGCTTCTGACACCAGAGCTGGTGGGGCCTCCAAGACAGCTGTCCAG CAGTCCTTCATCTCTTCAGAATATTAATTCTGCAGAAACAGATTTGCCAGTTACCATTCAAGAATTTTCTCCAGTTCCTGATCAAGTAAGAGGAG AGCCCAGGGCCTCATCAGGACTTGTAAATAATAGACAGAAGAACTATGAAAACTCAAG CCTATAG
- the NBR1 gene encoding next to BRCA1 gene 1 protein isoform X1: MEPQVNLNVTFKNETQSFLVSDSENTTWADVEAMVKVSFDLNTIQIKYLDEDSEEVSINSQGEYEEALKIAVKQGNQLQMNVYERHSTVDETPQPGYKHPQDPPGIEKRPTVRAGKKPLAHYSSLVRALGSEMKTQEEPTAQLSLTPCEADKPQDKPPDWFTRYLETFREQVVKETVEKLDQKLREKLVLQGPSLESCSSALSMPVAEEALSLPGNQCDWLMTCSNCQRRIIGIRYQCSLCPSYNICELCEAGSYAHDPNHILLKLRRPIMGSSETYTHTKLSPPRLPAALEQVRLQKQMDKNFLKAEKQRLRAEKKQRKAEVKELKKQLKLHRKIHLWNSIHGLQSPKSPLGRPESLLHSSTLMLPMQPCAPVVPTLSAAFVDENVPDGTHLQPGTKFIKHWRMKNTGNVKWSAETKLKFMWGNLTLASTEKKDVLVPYLKAGHVGIVSVEFIAPALEGTYTSHWRLSHKGEQFGPRVWCSIIVDPFPTRENLEDSEKVSFSTNKVDDLSCQQEETFSLAKEEIQIDEVIESTEEAETCLPRKIKSVPSERELYIPSVDLLTAQDLLSFELLDINIVQELERVPHNTPVDMTPCMSPLPHDSPLIEKPGLGQIQEESEGTGFKVLPDSTMASKTKAENTVPAEEGEEDLSGTQFVCETVIRSLTLDAAPDHNPPRRPKSLQSSLHMLPDNFNYGIKSEETIRTQFSSLEGESQPQLIEERQPAQSDGFSKEKSSSNSILPEERLRSDEKKDTIQLVEEEEEEEEELKDEVRSQGSSASSEDYIIILPECFDTSRPLGESMYSSALSQPGLERLMEIEQVVKAEQEPAEAYEGLDRGENQLQGHSISDILTTSQTLDAVLLTPELVGPPRQLSSSPSSLQNINSAETDLPVTIQEFSPVPDQVRGEPRASSGLVNNRQKNYENSRYYHGSSITGGLVKGAMSFAASAYKALFAGPPVTAQPIVSEDQTAVLMAHLFEMGFCDRQLNLRLLKKHNHNVLQVVTELLQINNNDWYTHRY; the protein is encoded by the exons ATGGAGCCGCAGGTTAATCTaaatgtgacttttaaaaatgaaacacaaagcTTCCTGGTTTCAGACTCAGAAAATACAACCTGGGCTGATGTGGAAGCAATG GTAAAAGTTTCATTTGATCTGAACACCATTCAGATAAAATACCTGGATGAGGATAGTGAAGAG GTGTCCATCAATAGTCAAG GAGAATATGAAGAAGCCCTTAAG ATTGCAGTTAAACAAGGGAATCAGCTGCAGATGAATGTCTATGAGAGACATTCCACTGTAGATGAAACTCCACAGCCTGGTTACAAGCATCCACAGGATCCACCTGGAATTGAAAAACGACCAACTGTCCGAGCAGGGAAGAAGCCACTTGCACATTACTCTTCATTGGTGAGAGCCCTGGGATCAGAGATGAAAACACAAGAGGAGCCCACAGCACAG CTTTCACTCACTCCTTGTGAAGCTGACAAACCTCAAGATAAGCCACCAGACTGGTTCACAAGGTACTTGGAGACG TTTAGAGAGCAAGTGGTTAAAGAAACGGTTGAGAAACTTGATCAGAAATTAAGGGAGAAGCTGGTCCTCCAGGGTCCATCTTTGGAATCCTGTTCCTCAGCATTATCCATGCCTGTTGCAGAAGAAGCACTATCGTTGCCAGGAAACCAGTGTGACTGGCTTATGACTTGCAGCAACTGCCAGAGAAGAATCATTGGCATACGTTACCAGTGTAG CCTGTGTCCCTCTTATAATATATGTGAATTGTGTGAAGCAGGGTCATATGCCCACGATCCTAACCATATTCTCTTGAAACTACGGAGGCCAATTATGGGTTCTTCTGAAACATATACTCATACAAAGCTCTCCCCTCCTCGTCTGCCAGCTGCTCTGGAGCAAGTCAG gctCCAGAAGCAGATGGACAAGAACTTTCTTAAGGCAGAAAAGCAAAGGTTGCGAGctgagaagaaacagagaaaggcagaagTTAAGGAACTTAAGAAACAGCTTAAGCTTCATAGGAAGATTCATCTGTGGAACTCTATCCATGGGCTGCAGAGTCCCAAATCACCCCTTGGTAGGCCAGAGAGCCTCCTTCACTCAAGCACTCTGAT GCTCCCTATGCAACCTTGTGCCCCAGTTGTGCCAACTCTGAGTGCAGCATTTGTAGATGAGAATGTGCCAGATGGGACCCACCTTCAACCAGGAAccaaatttattaaacactggaGGATGAAAAATACAGGAAATGTCAAATGGAGTGCAGAAACAAAG ctgaaatttATGTGGGGAAACCTAACTTTGGCTTCTACTGAAAAGAAGGATGTTTTGGTGCCCTATTTAAAGGCTGGCCATGTAGGAATTGTGTCTGTTGAATTCATAGCCCCAGCCTTGGAGGGAACCTACACTTCACACTGGCGCCTTTCTCACAAGGGTGAGCAGTTTGGGCCCAGGGTCTGGTGCAGCATCATTGTGGACCCTTTCCCAACTAGAGAAAATCTTGAAGACAGTGAAAAAGTCTCTTTCAGCACAAATAAAGTTGATGATCTCTCCTGTCAGCAAGAG GAAACTTTCTCACTTGCTAAAGAGGAAATTCAGATCGACGAAGTGATTGAATCAACAGAGGAAGCAGAAACTTGCCTCCCTCGGAAGATCAAAAGTGTTCCTAGTGAGAGGGAGCTCTACATCCCATCTGTGGACCTCCTCACTGCGCAG GATTTGCTGTCATTTGAGTTATTAGACATAAACATTGTTCAAGAGCTAGAGCGAGTACCCCACAACACCCCAGTTG ATATGACCCCCTGCATGTCTCCTCTACCACATGACAGCCCTTTGATAGAGAAACCAGGTTTGGGACAGATACAAGAGGAGAGTGAAGGGACAGGATTTAAAGTGCTTCCTG atTCCACAATGGCATCAAAGACTAAAGCTGAAAACACCGTTCCTGCAGAAGAAGGTGAAGAAGACCTGAGTGGGACCCAGTTTGTTTGTGAAACTGTAATCCGCTCCCTTACTTTGGATGCTGCTCCTGACCATAATCCACCTCGAAGACCCAAATCCCTGCAGA GCTCTCTGCATATGTTGCCTGACAACTTTAATTATGGTATCAAGAGTGAAGAAACCATCAGAACTCAGTTCTCTTCTTTAGAAGGAGAATCACAGCCCCAGCTCATTGAAGAGAGGCAGCCAGCCCAGTCAGATGGTTTCAGCAAAGAGAAATCCTCAT CGAATTCCATTCTTCCTGAGGAGAGACTGAGGAGTGATGAAAAAAAGGACACTATCCAGTTggtagaggaggaagaggaagaggaagaagaacttAAAGATGAAGTCCGAAGTCAGGGCTCTTCTGCTTCTTCTGAGGATTACATCATCATCTTGCCTGAGTGCTTTGATACAAGCCGTCCCCTAGGAGAGTCGATGTATAGTTCTGCTCTCTCACAGCCAGGCCTAGAACGGCTCATGGAAATAGAACAAGTGGTCAAGGCTGAGCAAGAGCCAGCTGAGGCTTATGAAGGGCTTGATAGAGGGGAAAACCAGCTGCAAGGGCACAGCATCAGTGATATTCTGACAACATCACAGACTTTAGATGCAGTGCTTCTGACACCAGAGCTGGTGGGGCCTCCAAGACAGCTGTCCAG CAGTCCTTCATCTCTTCAGAATATTAATTCTGCAGAAACAGATTTGCCAGTTACCATTCAAGAATTTTCTCCAGTTCCTGATCAAGTAAGAGGAG AGCCCAGGGCCTCATCAGGACTTGTAAATAATAGACAGAAGAACTATGAAAACTCAAG GTACTACCATGGGAGTAGCATTACTGGAGGGCTGGTGAAGGGTGCTATGTCTTTTGCTGCTTCTGCCTATAAGGCCCTATTTGCAGGGCCACCAGTCACTGCTCAG CCTATAGTTTCTGAAGATCAGACAGCAGTCCTGATGGCCCATCTGTTTGAAATGGGGTTCTGCGATAGGCAGCTGAACCTGAGGCTGTTGAAGAAGCACAACCATAACGTCCTGCAGGTTGTGACTGAATTATTGCAGATCAACAATAACGACTGGTACACTCACCGCTATTGA
- the NBR1 gene encoding next to BRCA1 gene 1 protein isoform X2 yields MEPQVNLNVTFKNETQSFLVSDSENTTWADVEAMVKVSFDLNTIQIKYLDEDSEEVSINSQGEYEEALKIAVKQGNQLQMNVYERHSTVDETPQPGYKHPQDPPGIEKRPTVRAGKKPLAHYSSLVRALGSEMKTQEEPTAQLSLTPCEADKPQDKPPDWFTRYLETFREQVVKETVEKLDQKLREKLVLQGPSLESCSSALSMPVAEEALSLPGNQCDWLMTCSNCQRRIIGIRYQCSLCPSYNICELCEAGSYAHDPNHILLKLRRPIMGSSETYTHTKLSPPRLPAALEQVRLQKQMDKNFLKAEKQRLRAEKKQRKAEVKELKKQLKLHRKIHLWNSIHGLQSPKSPLGRPESLLHSSTLMLPMQPCAPVVPTLSAAFVDENVPDGTHLQPGTKFIKHWRMKNTGNVKWSAETKLKFMWGNLTLASTEKKDVLVPYLKAGHVGIVSVEFIAPALEGTYTSHWRLSHKGEQFGPRVWCSIIVDPFPTRENLEDSEKVSFSTNKVDDLSCQQEETFSLAKEEIQIDEVIESTEEAETCLPRKIKSVPSERELYIPSVDLLTAQDLLSFELLDINIVQELERVPHNTPVDMTPCMSPLPHDSPLIEKPGLGQIQEESEGTGFKVLPDSTMASKTKAENTVPAEEGEEDLSGTQFVCETVIRSLTLDAAPDHNPPRRPKSLQSSLHMLPDNFNYGIKSEETIRTQFSSLEGESQPQLIEERQPAQSDGFSKEKSSSNSILPEERLRSDEKKDTIQLVEEEEEEEEELKDEVRSQGSSASSEDYIIILPECFDTSRPLGESMYSSALSQPGLERLMEIEQVVKAEQEPAEAYEGLDRGENQLQGHSISDILTTSQTLDAVLLTPELVGPPRQLSSPSSLQNINSAETDLPVTIQEFSPVPDQVRGEPRASSGLVNNRQKNYENSRYYHGSSITGGLVKGAMSFAASAYKALFAGPPVTAQPIVSEDQTAVLMAHLFEMGFCDRQLNLRLLKKHNHNVLQVVTELLQINNNDWYTHRY; encoded by the exons ATGGAGCCGCAGGTTAATCTaaatgtgacttttaaaaatgaaacacaaagcTTCCTGGTTTCAGACTCAGAAAATACAACCTGGGCTGATGTGGAAGCAATG GTAAAAGTTTCATTTGATCTGAACACCATTCAGATAAAATACCTGGATGAGGATAGTGAAGAG GTGTCCATCAATAGTCAAG GAGAATATGAAGAAGCCCTTAAG ATTGCAGTTAAACAAGGGAATCAGCTGCAGATGAATGTCTATGAGAGACATTCCACTGTAGATGAAACTCCACAGCCTGGTTACAAGCATCCACAGGATCCACCTGGAATTGAAAAACGACCAACTGTCCGAGCAGGGAAGAAGCCACTTGCACATTACTCTTCATTGGTGAGAGCCCTGGGATCAGAGATGAAAACACAAGAGGAGCCCACAGCACAG CTTTCACTCACTCCTTGTGAAGCTGACAAACCTCAAGATAAGCCACCAGACTGGTTCACAAGGTACTTGGAGACG TTTAGAGAGCAAGTGGTTAAAGAAACGGTTGAGAAACTTGATCAGAAATTAAGGGAGAAGCTGGTCCTCCAGGGTCCATCTTTGGAATCCTGTTCCTCAGCATTATCCATGCCTGTTGCAGAAGAAGCACTATCGTTGCCAGGAAACCAGTGTGACTGGCTTATGACTTGCAGCAACTGCCAGAGAAGAATCATTGGCATACGTTACCAGTGTAG CCTGTGTCCCTCTTATAATATATGTGAATTGTGTGAAGCAGGGTCATATGCCCACGATCCTAACCATATTCTCTTGAAACTACGGAGGCCAATTATGGGTTCTTCTGAAACATATACTCATACAAAGCTCTCCCCTCCTCGTCTGCCAGCTGCTCTGGAGCAAGTCAG gctCCAGAAGCAGATGGACAAGAACTTTCTTAAGGCAGAAAAGCAAAGGTTGCGAGctgagaagaaacagagaaaggcagaagTTAAGGAACTTAAGAAACAGCTTAAGCTTCATAGGAAGATTCATCTGTGGAACTCTATCCATGGGCTGCAGAGTCCCAAATCACCCCTTGGTAGGCCAGAGAGCCTCCTTCACTCAAGCACTCTGAT GCTCCCTATGCAACCTTGTGCCCCAGTTGTGCCAACTCTGAGTGCAGCATTTGTAGATGAGAATGTGCCAGATGGGACCCACCTTCAACCAGGAAccaaatttattaaacactggaGGATGAAAAATACAGGAAATGTCAAATGGAGTGCAGAAACAAAG ctgaaatttATGTGGGGAAACCTAACTTTGGCTTCTACTGAAAAGAAGGATGTTTTGGTGCCCTATTTAAAGGCTGGCCATGTAGGAATTGTGTCTGTTGAATTCATAGCCCCAGCCTTGGAGGGAACCTACACTTCACACTGGCGCCTTTCTCACAAGGGTGAGCAGTTTGGGCCCAGGGTCTGGTGCAGCATCATTGTGGACCCTTTCCCAACTAGAGAAAATCTTGAAGACAGTGAAAAAGTCTCTTTCAGCACAAATAAAGTTGATGATCTCTCCTGTCAGCAAGAG GAAACTTTCTCACTTGCTAAAGAGGAAATTCAGATCGACGAAGTGATTGAATCAACAGAGGAAGCAGAAACTTGCCTCCCTCGGAAGATCAAAAGTGTTCCTAGTGAGAGGGAGCTCTACATCCCATCTGTGGACCTCCTCACTGCGCAG GATTTGCTGTCATTTGAGTTATTAGACATAAACATTGTTCAAGAGCTAGAGCGAGTACCCCACAACACCCCAGTTG ATATGACCCCCTGCATGTCTCCTCTACCACATGACAGCCCTTTGATAGAGAAACCAGGTTTGGGACAGATACAAGAGGAGAGTGAAGGGACAGGATTTAAAGTGCTTCCTG atTCCACAATGGCATCAAAGACTAAAGCTGAAAACACCGTTCCTGCAGAAGAAGGTGAAGAAGACCTGAGTGGGACCCAGTTTGTTTGTGAAACTGTAATCCGCTCCCTTACTTTGGATGCTGCTCCTGACCATAATCCACCTCGAAGACCCAAATCCCTGCAGA GCTCTCTGCATATGTTGCCTGACAACTTTAATTATGGTATCAAGAGTGAAGAAACCATCAGAACTCAGTTCTCTTCTTTAGAAGGAGAATCACAGCCCCAGCTCATTGAAGAGAGGCAGCCAGCCCAGTCAGATGGTTTCAGCAAAGAGAAATCCTCAT CGAATTCCATTCTTCCTGAGGAGAGACTGAGGAGTGATGAAAAAAAGGACACTATCCAGTTggtagaggaggaagaggaagaggaagaagaacttAAAGATGAAGTCCGAAGTCAGGGCTCTTCTGCTTCTTCTGAGGATTACATCATCATCTTGCCTGAGTGCTTTGATACAAGCCGTCCCCTAGGAGAGTCGATGTATAGTTCTGCTCTCTCACAGCCAGGCCTAGAACGGCTCATGGAAATAGAACAAGTGGTCAAGGCTGAGCAAGAGCCAGCTGAGGCTTATGAAGGGCTTGATAGAGGGGAAAACCAGCTGCAAGGGCACAGCATCAGTGATATTCTGACAACATCACAGACTTTAGATGCAGTGCTTCTGACACCAGAGCTGGTGGGGCCTCCAAGACAGCTGTCCAG TCCTTCATCTCTTCAGAATATTAATTCTGCAGAAACAGATTTGCCAGTTACCATTCAAGAATTTTCTCCAGTTCCTGATCAAGTAAGAGGAG AGCCCAGGGCCTCATCAGGACTTGTAAATAATAGACAGAAGAACTATGAAAACTCAAG GTACTACCATGGGAGTAGCATTACTGGAGGGCTGGTGAAGGGTGCTATGTCTTTTGCTGCTTCTGCCTATAAGGCCCTATTTGCAGGGCCACCAGTCACTGCTCAG CCTATAGTTTCTGAAGATCAGACAGCAGTCCTGATGGCCCATCTGTTTGAAATGGGGTTCTGCGATAGGCAGCTGAACCTGAGGCTGTTGAAGAAGCACAACCATAACGTCCTGCAGGTTGTGACTGAATTATTGCAGATCAACAATAACGACTGGTACACTCACCGCTATTGA